One segment of Pleomorphomonas sp. PLEO DNA contains the following:
- a CDS encoding ribonuclease T gives MNDRLVRLLLILLAMWPVAARAGDVPGRFDFYLLSLTWSPSYCAAEGGARGDAQCQSGRRYGFLVHGLWPQYERGFPQDCPTSLAPSEADIRSVSDLMPARGLARHEWQKHGACSGLAPADYLKAIRAARETVRIPTAFQRIDTYVTVSPADVEAAFIAANPGLKPEGVAVTCDGRRLREVRLCLTRDLGFRACQEVDRRGCRADRVVLPPVR, from the coding sequence ATGAACGACCGTCTCGTTCGCCTGCTGCTGATCCTCCTTGCGATGTGGCCGGTCGCCGCGCGGGCCGGCGACGTGCCGGGACGCTTCGATTTCTATCTCCTGTCGCTCACCTGGTCGCCGAGCTATTGCGCGGCGGAAGGTGGGGCGCGGGGCGACGCGCAATGCCAGAGCGGCCGCCGCTACGGCTTCCTGGTGCATGGCCTGTGGCCGCAATATGAGCGCGGCTTTCCTCAAGATTGCCCGACAAGCCTCGCTCCAAGCGAGGCCGACATCCGCTCTGTCTCCGACCTGATGCCGGCGCGCGGCCTCGCCCGCCACGAGTGGCAGAAGCATGGCGCCTGTTCCGGTCTTGCGCCGGCCGATTATCTCAAGGCGATCCGCGCGGCGCGCGAGACGGTTCGCATACCCACCGCCTTTCAGCGGATCGACACCTATGTGACCGTGTCTCCCGCCGATGTGGAGGCGGCCTTCATCGCGGCCAATCCCGGGCTCAAGCCGGAGGGCGTCGCCGTCACCTGCGACGGACGGCGTCTGCGCGAAGTGCGCCTCTGCCTGACGCGCGACCTTGGTTTTCGTGCCTGTCAGGAGGTCGACCGGCGCGGATGTCGCGCCGATCGGGTGGTTTTGCCGCCGGTAAGGTGA
- the araC gene encoding arabinose operon transcriptional regulator AraC: MSNLAGMAGSTDAKADRLIHRLAFMNTFSEGQQDPEVAPLLPGYTFGQRLMSGLTPVERDGLLDFAIERPNGLDGWALLLTVRGRGLLLDRPGEVELREGDVLLIPPGAEHRYRRHEDSPSWWHRWVYFQPRQTWLPWLSWRGGVPKATLLRGQDDDFRRELDRIFTEIDAWSINADAFALEMSFNLLERAILICSRYNEKPVADYDSRLAGVCAYIAENIDKALTLEAIAGHARLSVSRLSHLFQDRYGCSIMAWRDDLRMQLACRILKMTDAPVKQVAIRVGYANPLHFSKMFRKRMGLSPSGYRSEQGLSEIAAA, from the coding sequence ATGTCAAATCTTGCTGGGATGGCCGGTTCGACGGATGCCAAGGCCGATCGCCTCATCCATCGCCTTGCATTCATGAACACCTTTTCAGAAGGGCAGCAGGATCCCGAGGTTGCTCCGTTGTTACCCGGATATACTTTTGGCCAAAGGCTGATGTCGGGCCTGACGCCGGTCGAACGCGACGGGCTCCTGGATTTTGCCATCGAGCGGCCGAACGGTCTGGACGGTTGGGCGCTGCTGCTCACCGTGCGTGGCCGTGGCCTGCTGCTCGACCGGCCGGGCGAGGTGGAACTGCGGGAAGGCGACGTGCTGCTGATCCCGCCAGGGGCGGAACACCGCTATCGCCGGCACGAGGACTCGCCTTCCTGGTGGCATCGCTGGGTGTATTTCCAACCGCGCCAGACCTGGCTGCCCTGGCTATCCTGGCGGGGCGGCGTGCCCAAGGCGACGCTGTTGCGCGGGCAGGACGATGACTTCCGCCGCGAACTCGACCGGATCTTCACCGAGATCGACGCCTGGTCGATCAACGCCGACGCCTTCGCCCTGGAGATGTCGTTCAATCTTCTGGAACGCGCCATCCTGATCTGCAGCCGCTACAACGAAAAGCCGGTGGCCGATTACGATTCGCGCCTTGCCGGTGTCTGCGCCTACATCGCCGAGAACATCGACAAGGCGCTCACGCTCGAGGCCATCGCCGGGCACGCGCGCCTCTCGGTGTCTCGCCTGTCGCACCTGTTCCAGGATCGTTACGGCTGCTCCATCATGGCTTGGCGCGATGATCTCCGGATGCAGCTCGCCTGCCGCATCCTCAAGATGACCGACGCACCGGTGAAGCAGGTGGCGATCCGGGTGGGCTACGCCAATCCGCTGCATTTCTCCAAGATGTTCCGCAAGCGGATGGGGCTGAGCCCGAGCGGATACCGATCGGAACAGGGTCTGAGCGAGATAGCTGCGGCGTGA
- a CDS encoding L-fucose/L-arabinose isomerase family protein, with product MTQAGGPPRTTFALYFGNRGFFPASLIAGARDEVARAVGDAGYGYLIPPVELTRYGAVETREEGRAYAEWLAANRGRYDGVILSMPNFSDENGAIAALQDCAVPILLQAYPDEIGKMDFEHRRDSYCGKFSIADVFHQYGLPFTMLEPHVVHPLTAAFRRNLDDFAAICRVVKGMRRFSIGCIGARTTAFKTVRFDEIALQKAGITVETFDLSDLFRRVAGMADSDNRVTQKRDRLASYTNCCKVPTDKMLTLAKVGVAFDDYIDEYHLDTVAIRCWTEMQAELGIAPCVLLSELNDRGVVSSCEIDICSAVTMRALNLASGKPAACLDWNNNYGDDPDKVILFHCGPVAQSLMTEKGEVTDHKMFAKSQPGCGWGSNEGRIAAFPTTLSNCKTEDGKLTIYLTEGEFTADPIEKEFFGCAGVCAIPGLQKKLIRLGQGGFRHHTTIGVGHMKTAINEAFVRYLGYDVVEID from the coding sequence ATGACCCAAGCTGGCGGTCCGCCCCGGACCACGTTCGCGCTCTATTTCGGCAATCGCGGCTTCTTCCCGGCAAGTCTGATCGCCGGTGCCCGCGATGAGGTCGCAAGAGCCGTCGGGGATGCAGGCTATGGCTACCTCATCCCGCCGGTCGAGCTGACCCGCTACGGCGCCGTCGAGACGCGCGAGGAAGGGCGAGCCTATGCCGAATGGCTGGCGGCCAATCGCGGCCGTTATGACGGCGTCATCCTGTCGATGCCTAATTTCTCTGACGAGAACGGCGCCATCGCCGCGTTGCAGGACTGCGCCGTACCGATCCTGTTGCAAGCCTATCCCGACGAGATCGGCAAGATGGACTTCGAGCACCGCCGCGACTCCTACTGCGGCAAGTTCTCGATCGCCGACGTCTTCCACCAGTATGGCCTGCCCTTCACCATGCTGGAACCGCATGTCGTGCATCCGCTGACGGCGGCCTTCCGACGCAACCTCGACGACTTCGCCGCCATCTGCCGGGTGGTCAAGGGCATGCGGCGGTTCTCCATCGGCTGCATCGGCGCCCGCACCACGGCCTTCAAGACCGTGCGCTTCGACGAAATCGCCTTGCAGAAGGCCGGCATCACCGTCGAGACCTTCGACCTTTCCGACCTGTTCCGGCGCGTCGCCGGCATGGCCGACAGCGACAATCGCGTCACCCAAAAGCGCGACAGGCTGGCCAGCTACACCAACTGCTGCAAGGTGCCGACTGACAAGATGCTGACGCTGGCCAAGGTCGGCGTCGCCTTCGACGATTATATCGACGAGTATCACCTGGACACCGTCGCCATCCGCTGCTGGACCGAGATGCAGGCCGAACTCGGCATTGCGCCTTGCGTGCTGCTCAGCGAACTCAATGACCGGGGCGTGGTGTCGAGCTGCGAGATCGACATCTGCAGCGCCGTCACCATGCGGGCCCTGAATCTCGCCAGCGGCAAGCCGGCCGCCTGTCTCGACTGGAACAACAACTATGGCGACGATCCCGACAAGGTGATCCTGTTCCACTGCGGCCCGGTCGCCCAGTCGCTGATGACCGAGAAGGGCGAGGTCACCGATCACAAGATGTTCGCCAAGAGCCAGCCGGGCTGCGGCTGGGGCAGCAACGAAGGTCGGATTGCCGCCTTCCCGACAACGCTGTCCAACTGCAAGACCGAGGACGGCAAGCTGACCATTTACCTCACCGAGGGCGAGTTCACCGCCGACCCGATCGAGAAGGAGTTCTTCGGCTGCGCCGGTGTCTGTGCCATTCCTGGACTGCAGAAGAAGCTGATCCGTCTGGGCCAGGGCGGCTTCCGCCACCACACCACAATCGGCGTCGGTCATATGAAGACGGCCATCAACGAGGCCTTCGTCCGCTACCTCGGCTATGACGTCGTCGAGATAGACTGA
- a CDS encoding TIM-barrel domain-containing protein has protein sequence METLSIERDALCWSYNGAWLRIEAHGKDGLRLRSSIYPMRETAEGALLASRDHTPVISRLSNGMRIENGAIAAEVDLQGRVKFLNRAGTVLLEEKWRQRDTLTKFWTIGDQAAETISALCLSGREFKPLHGDASRITVRFEPIAGERLFGMGQYQQPNLDLAGCTLELAQRNSQASVPFVVSSHGYGFLWNTPAVGEASFARNGTRWISEAAQGIDYWVTAGDTPADILRNYARATGTAPMMPDFALGLWQSKLRYRTQEELLSVARDYAARGIPLSVIVADFFHWPVQGDWRFDEREWPDPAAMVAELKAMGTELMVSIWPTVDSRSENYAEMAEKGYLVNTNRGIPVQFDFLGNSRFIDPTNPAAREFLWSVARKNYYDKGVRVFWLDEAEPEYAVYDFENYRYHTGNLLEVGNAYPAHYAQAIYEGMKAAGETEIVSLVRCAWAGSQRYGALIWSGDIQSSFASMRNQLSAGLNMGMAGIPWWTTDIGGFHGGNVNDPAFHELMVRWFQWAVFSPVLRMHGYREPTTPPAVPFRDGVAQCDTGAGNELWSFGDDVYAILRGYTDLRERLRPYVRDLMRMAHEQGDPLMRTLFYAFPGDARCWEIDDQYMFGGDILVAPVLQAGERERSVYLPAGTDWVDAWTGRVLAGGQTISCAAPLTELPLFLRQGAAVLSVFPAGTRP, from the coding sequence TTGGAAACTCTGTCGATTGAGCGCGATGCGCTGTGCTGGTCCTACAATGGCGCGTGGCTGAGGATCGAAGCCCATGGCAAGGATGGCTTGCGCCTCAGATCATCGATCTACCCGATGCGCGAAACAGCCGAGGGCGCGCTCCTTGCCTCGCGGGACCATACACCGGTTATTAGCCGACTTAGCAATGGCATGCGGATCGAGAATGGCGCCATCGCCGCAGAGGTGGATTTGCAAGGGCGGGTCAAGTTCCTCAACCGGGCGGGCACCGTGCTGCTCGAAGAAAAGTGGCGCCAGCGCGACACGCTGACCAAGTTCTGGACCATCGGCGACCAAGCGGCCGAGACCATCAGTGCGCTCTGTCTGTCCGGGCGCGAGTTCAAGCCGCTACATGGCGACGCCTCGCGCATCACCGTCCGCTTCGAACCGATCGCCGGCGAGCGGCTGTTCGGCATGGGCCAATACCAGCAGCCCAATCTCGATCTTGCCGGCTGCACGCTGGAACTCGCCCAGCGCAACTCGCAGGCCAGCGTGCCCTTCGTCGTCTCCAGTCATGGCTACGGCTTTCTGTGGAACACGCCGGCCGTCGGCGAAGCCTCCTTTGCCAGGAACGGTACGCGCTGGATCTCGGAAGCCGCGCAAGGCATCGACTACTGGGTGACCGCCGGCGATACGCCCGCCGACATCCTGCGCAACTACGCGAGAGCAACCGGCACCGCTCCAATGATGCCGGACTTCGCGCTGGGCCTCTGGCAGAGCAAGCTGCGTTACCGCACGCAGGAGGAACTCCTGTCGGTGGCGCGCGACTACGCGGCGCGCGGCATCCCCCTGTCGGTGATCGTCGCCGACTTCTTCCACTGGCCGGTGCAGGGCGACTGGCGCTTCGACGAGCGCGAATGGCCGGACCCCGCCGCCATGGTGGCCGAGCTCAAGGCGATGGGTACCGAGCTGATGGTCTCCATCTGGCCGACCGTCGACTCCCGATCGGAGAACTACGCCGAGATGGCCGAAAAGGGCTATCTCGTAAACACAAACCGCGGCATTCCCGTCCAGTTCGACTTTCTCGGCAACAGCCGGTTCATCGACCCGACCAATCCGGCCGCCCGCGAGTTCCTGTGGAGCGTCGCCCGCAAGAACTACTACGACAAGGGCGTCCGGGTGTTCTGGCTGGACGAGGCGGAGCCGGAATATGCCGTCTACGATTTCGAGAACTACCGCTACCACACCGGCAACCTCCTGGAGGTCGGCAACGCCTATCCGGCCCATTACGCCCAAGCCATCTATGAGGGCATGAAAGCGGCGGGTGAGACGGAGATCGTCAGCCTCGTCAGATGCGCTTGGGCCGGCAGCCAGCGCTACGGCGCACTGATCTGGTCGGGCGACATCCAGAGTTCCTTCGCCTCGATGCGCAACCAACTGAGCGCCGGGCTCAACATGGGAATGGCCGGCATTCCCTGGTGGACGACCGACATCGGCGGCTTCCATGGCGGCAACGTCAATGACCCCGCCTTCCATGAACTGATGGTGCGCTGGTTCCAGTGGGCGGTGTTCTCGCCGGTGCTGCGCATGCATGGCTACCGCGAGCCGACCACGCCGCCGGCCGTGCCGTTCCGCGATGGCGTCGCCCAGTGCGACACCGGCGCCGGCAACGAACTCTGGAGTTTCGGCGACGACGTCTACGCCATCCTGCGAGGCTATACCGACCTCCGCGAACGGCTTCGCCCCTATGTTCGCGACCTGATGCGGATGGCGCACGAACAGGGCGACCCGCTGATGCGCACGCTGTTCTACGCCTTCCCCGGGGATGCTCGCTGCTGGGAGATCGACGACCAGTACATGTTCGGTGGCGACATCCTCGTCGCCCCCGTCTTGCAGGCCGGTGAGCGAGAACGCAGCGTCTATTTGCCGGCCGGCACCGACTGGGTGGATGCCTGGACAGGACGCGTCCTCGCCGGGGGGCAAACCATCTCCTGCGCGGCACCTTTGACCGAGTTGCCGCTTTTCCTGCGACAGGGCGCGGCTGTCCTCAGTGTCTTCCCCGCCGGAACGCGCCCGTAA
- a CDS encoding DMT family transporter, whose amino-acid sequence MATELALLLVLSTLWGASYTLIKIGVTTIPPVTLIAARTLIAGSILVAIIGWRGLKLPGDLSTWKRFLFQACLNSVVPFTLIAWAEQTTEAGLATILNSTAPIFVFLLTALITRHETVTGRRLFGVATGLIGTCLIVGVQALGGLGEELWAQLAIVAATICYAGAAIFGKTFKGLDPMMPAAGSLISGAVILIPTSLVVDHPWTLAPSAASLLALAALSVFSTALAFVIYFRLIQTLGSVGTTAQAYLRVPIGVAIGVLFLGEHLSWTASIGLVCVLAGVLAMTVPVRPAKSR is encoded by the coding sequence ATGGCAACGGAACTGGCGCTGCTGCTGGTGCTCTCGACGCTTTGGGGTGCGTCCTACACCCTCATCAAGATCGGCGTGACGACCATTCCTCCGGTCACGCTGATCGCCGCGAGGACGCTGATTGCCGGCTCCATCCTCGTTGCCATCATTGGGTGGCGCGGACTGAAGCTGCCGGGCGACCTCAGCACCTGGAAGCGCTTTCTGTTTCAAGCCTGTCTCAACTCCGTCGTGCCGTTCACCCTCATCGCCTGGGCTGAACAGACGACCGAGGCAGGCCTCGCCACGATCCTGAATTCGACGGCCCCGATTTTCGTGTTTCTGCTGACGGCGCTGATCACTCGCCATGAAACCGTGACCGGCCGCCGGCTGTTCGGTGTCGCAACGGGCCTGATCGGGACGTGTCTGATCGTCGGTGTCCAGGCCCTCGGCGGGCTCGGAGAGGAACTGTGGGCGCAACTTGCCATCGTCGCGGCCACGATCTGCTATGCGGGTGCCGCCATCTTCGGCAAGACCTTCAAGGGGCTCGATCCCATGATGCCAGCGGCCGGATCACTGATCTCCGGCGCTGTGATCCTCATTCCAACGAGTCTTGTTGTCGATCATCCCTGGACATTGGCCCCGAGCGCCGCGTCTCTGTTGGCGCTCGCCGCCTTGTCTGTCTTTTCCACCGCGCTGGCGTTCGTGATCTATTTTCGGCTCATCCAAACGCTCGGCTCGGTTGGCACGACGGCACAGGCCTATCTGCGTGTGCCGATCGGTGTGGCGATCGGCGTTCTGTTCCTGGGTGAACATCTCTCCTGGACGGCATCGATCGGGCTGGTCTGCGTCCTTGCCGGCGTCCTCGCCATGACGGTGCCGGTGCGTCCTGCCAAAAGCCGTTGA